A stretch of Christensenellaceae bacterium DNA encodes these proteins:
- the pnp gene encoding polyribonucleotide nucleotidyltransferase, producing MQQNHVYEMELGGRTLTVESGKYAFQADGEVIVRCGDTAVLVTATASKTQREGIDFFPLSVEFEEKMYSVGKIPGGFIKREGRPSEKAILAARLIDRPIRPLFPKGYRNDVQIIATVMSVDTDIPPEVFAMIGSSAALSISGLPFAGPTGTVVVGLVDGQYVINPDSAQREKSRLHLVVSGTKDAVMMVEAGANEVTEEEMLGAILFGHEEIKRICAFIENIKNDIGKPEKEVDIHQVPEEINDAVRAFAADKVVWSVDTFDRTEREKRQDQVKQEVIEHFAEQFPDSDADIADVLYYMTKEVIRGKILNDGVRPDGRGYEDIRPIWCETGIFARTHGSAVFTRGLTQAMNIVTLGGMREGQNLDGISEEDFKRYMHHYNMPPYSTGEARMMRSTSRREIGHGALASRALEPVLPSEEEFPYAIRSVSEVISSNGSTSQASVCASCLALMDAGVPIKAPVAGCAMGLIKDEENGKIVVLTDIQGLEDFLGDMDFKVAGTAKGITAIQMDIKIKGIDKEILERALAQALRGRLFILDKMTEVMPAPKDHLSPYAPKIIRFTIDPDKIREVIGSGGKVINKIIDDTGVKIDIEDDGSVSILTPDDDAAAKARKIIETIVKDVKVGEVFNGKVTRIMNFGAFVELAPGKEGMCRISNLSNEFVKKVEDVCNIGDELLVKVIEIDKQGRINLTHKGVKAEDQK from the coding sequence ATGCAACAAAACCATGTATATGAAATGGAACTGGGCGGCCGGACTCTCACTGTGGAGAGCGGTAAATACGCCTTCCAGGCAGACGGCGAAGTCATCGTAAGATGTGGAGATACGGCTGTTCTGGTAACTGCCACAGCATCAAAAACGCAGAGGGAGGGAATTGATTTTTTCCCGCTGAGCGTTGAATTCGAAGAGAAAATGTATTCCGTAGGTAAAATCCCCGGCGGGTTTATCAAACGTGAAGGTAGGCCTTCCGAGAAAGCGATTCTGGCGGCAAGGCTGATAGACCGTCCGATTCGTCCGCTTTTCCCGAAAGGATACCGCAATGACGTGCAGATTATCGCCACGGTGATGTCGGTGGATACGGATATTCCGCCGGAAGTTTTTGCCATGATCGGCTCGTCCGCCGCGCTCAGTATCTCGGGGCTTCCTTTCGCGGGCCCGACAGGTACGGTAGTCGTCGGCCTTGTCGACGGGCAGTACGTGATCAATCCGGACAGCGCGCAGCGCGAAAAGAGCCGTCTGCACCTGGTGGTATCCGGTACGAAAGACGCTGTGATGATGGTTGAAGCAGGCGCAAACGAGGTTACAGAGGAAGAGATGCTTGGTGCGATCCTCTTCGGACATGAGGAAATCAAGCGTATCTGTGCATTTATCGAGAATATCAAAAACGATATTGGCAAACCGGAAAAAGAAGTTGACATTCACCAGGTGCCGGAGGAGATCAACGATGCGGTACGTGCCTTTGCCGCAGATAAAGTCGTGTGGAGCGTAGACACTTTTGACAGGACCGAGCGTGAAAAGCGTCAGGACCAGGTGAAGCAGGAAGTGATCGAGCACTTTGCGGAGCAGTTTCCGGATAGTGACGCCGATATTGCAGACGTACTTTATTATATGACAAAAGAAGTGATCCGCGGCAAAATATTAAACGACGGGGTTCGTCCCGATGGCCGTGGTTATGAGGATATTCGTCCCATCTGGTGCGAAACGGGAATCTTTGCAAGAACGCACGGCAGCGCGGTGTTCACGCGTGGACTGACGCAGGCAATGAATATCGTAACGCTGGGGGGAATGCGTGAGGGCCAGAACCTGGATGGCATTTCGGAAGAAGATTTCAAGCGTTATATGCATCATTACAACATGCCGCCGTATTCGACGGGCGAAGCGCGTATGATGCGTTCGACGTCCCGCCGAGAGATCGGACATGGCGCGCTTGCTTCAAGGGCGTTAGAGCCTGTGCTGCCGTCCGAAGAGGAATTTCCTTACGCGATTCGTTCCGTATCCGAGGTAATCAGTTCGAATGGTTCTACTTCGCAGGCCAGCGTATGCGCAAGCTGCCTGGCGTTGATGGACGCGGGTGTGCCAATCAAAGCGCCGGTTGCAGGATGCGCAATGGGCCTCATCAAAGACGAAGAAAACGGGAAAATCGTTGTATTGACCGATATTCAGGGGCTTGAAGACTTTTTAGGCGATATGGACTTTAAGGTCGCCGGTACGGCCAAGGGTATTACGGCAATCCAGATGGATATTAAAATCAAGGGAATCGATAAAGAAATTCTGGAACGCGCGCTTGCGCAGGCGCTGCGCGGCCGGCTCTTTATCCTGGATAAGATGACGGAAGTAATGCCTGCGCCTAAGGATCATTTATCTCCATATGCACCGAAAATCATCCGCTTTACGATTGATCCGGATAAAATCCGCGAGGTTATCGGCAGCGGCGGAAAGGTGATCAATAAGATCATTGACGATACCGGTGTGAAAATCGATATTGAAGATGACGGAAGCGTTTCCATTCTTACACCCGACGACGATGCGGCGGCGAAAGCCCGCAAGATTATCGAAACAATCGTCAAAGACGTTAAAGTCGGCGAAGTGTTCAACGGAAAAGTCACGCGCATCATGAATTTCGGCGCTTTTGTGGAACTTGCGCCCGGAAAAGAAGGAATGTGCAGGATTTCGAATCTTTCCAACGAATTTGTCAAGAAAGTCGAGGATGTCTGCAACATTGGAGACGAGTTGCTTGTCAAGGTAATCGAAATCGATAAGCAGGGAAGAATCAACTTGACGCACAAGGGCGTAAAGGCTGAAGACCAGAAATAA
- the infB gene encoding translation initiation factor IF-2, giving the protein MSKIKILEANKNLLNNAQAVFNTILEMQTDAEKQIKEIKSIETKILDIEKVKNEKARAEREEQRLKEQREQALAAQKEQELKQAEEPDQPQEKPAQQEETLAKKEEVKEPVSNAQEPPKKAAATPAATRPAQERPKQQVKHVPGESNAKSAEDKKPAPRREQDEQRKSPRVQTGAATEARPEKKFSSKKSGGFEHGKSKKQQEEDRNKRPKIKERVFNIDEDDFPKGSRKRHKKQQQQPKMVIEPIKIEKATITEETISVKLFSEKIGKPVSEILKKLLLLGMMSTINSQIDFDTAQLIASEYDIELEQKIAQTAEDILVDEAEDTEDQLIKRPPIVTIMGHVDHGKTSLLDKIRLSKVTESEAGGITQHIGAYQVELNGEKITFIDTPGHEAFTAMRARGAQVTDVAIIVVAADDGVMPQTVEAINHAKSAEVPIIVAINKIDRENANPQKIMQELTEYELLPEEWGGDTIVVPVSAKTGEGIDKLLEMILLVADVQELKANPDRLAKGTIVEAQLDKGRGPVATVLVQTGTLRVGDTIVAGTAYGRVRAMVNDRGQMVNEALPSQPVEVIGFSEVPAAGDILHAAPADKLTKQVAEERKDRQKAEMLKKMSKVSLDDLFTQIAEGQIKDLNIVIKADVQGSVEAVRQSLEKLSNDEVRVRAIHCGVGAITETDVMLASAANAIIIGFNVRPDNMATAAAEHEKVDVRLYRIIYKAIEDITAAMKGMLEPEYEEAVIGHAEVRQTFKVSSVGTIAGCYVMDGVVKRNCQVRLLRDNVVIYEGALSSLKRFKDDAKEVAQGYECGLSLDNYNDLKEGDVVECFEMREIER; this is encoded by the coding sequence TTGAGCAAGATTAAAATTTTAGAAGCGAACAAGAACCTGTTAAACAATGCGCAAGCTGTATTCAATACGATTTTAGAGATGCAGACGGATGCGGAAAAACAGATCAAGGAAATCAAAAGCATTGAAACAAAGATTCTTGATATAGAAAAGGTCAAAAATGAAAAGGCACGCGCCGAGCGGGAAGAGCAGCGTTTGAAAGAGCAACGCGAGCAGGCTCTTGCCGCGCAAAAAGAACAGGAATTAAAGCAGGCGGAAGAGCCGGATCAACCGCAGGAAAAGCCTGCGCAACAGGAGGAGACACTCGCCAAGAAAGAGGAAGTGAAAGAGCCTGTTTCAAACGCTCAGGAACCGCCGAAAAAGGCAGCCGCAACCCCCGCGGCTACAAGACCGGCGCAGGAACGCCCGAAACAGCAGGTAAAGCATGTGCCTGGCGAAAGCAATGCAAAATCAGCAGAGGATAAAAAGCCTGCGCCCAGGCGCGAGCAGGATGAGCAGAGAAAAAGTCCGCGCGTCCAGACAGGCGCTGCAACGGAAGCGCGTCCGGAAAAGAAATTCTCATCCAAAAAATCCGGCGGCTTTGAACATGGCAAAAGTAAAAAGCAGCAGGAAGAGGACCGGAACAAACGCCCGAAAATCAAGGAACGCGTATTTAATATTGACGAGGACGATTTTCCGAAAGGGTCGCGCAAGCGTCATAAAAAGCAGCAGCAACAGCCTAAGATGGTAATTGAGCCGATCAAGATTGAGAAAGCAACGATCACGGAAGAGACGATTTCCGTAAAATTGTTCTCTGAAAAAATCGGTAAACCGGTGTCGGAAATTCTGAAGAAGCTTTTGCTTTTGGGAATGATGTCTACAATCAATTCGCAGATCGATTTTGATACAGCGCAGCTTATCGCGAGCGAATATGATATTGAACTGGAGCAGAAGATTGCACAGACGGCCGAGGACATCTTGGTAGATGAAGCGGAAGATACGGAGGATCAGCTTATAAAACGCCCGCCGATCGTTACGATTATGGGCCATGTTGACCACGGTAAGACGTCGCTTCTTGATAAAATCAGGCTGTCCAAGGTTACGGAGAGCGAGGCCGGCGGTATTACGCAGCATATTGGCGCATACCAGGTTGAACTGAACGGTGAGAAAATCACTTTCATCGATACGCCCGGGCATGAAGCATTTACGGCAATGCGCGCCAGAGGCGCGCAGGTCACGGACGTTGCGATCATTGTCGTCGCGGCGGACGACGGCGTTATGCCGCAGACGGTGGAAGCGATCAACCACGCTAAATCCGCCGAAGTGCCGATTATTGTTGCGATCAATAAAATCGACCGCGAAAATGCGAACCCGCAAAAGATCATGCAGGAGCTGACAGAATATGAACTGCTGCCCGAAGAATGGGGCGGCGATACGATCGTCGTACCGGTATCTGCCAAAACGGGCGAAGGAATCGATAAGCTTCTGGAGATGATTCTGTTGGTTGCGGACGTGCAGGAGCTGAAAGCAAATCCGGACCGCCTGGCAAAAGGCACGATTGTGGAAGCACAGCTTGATAAAGGGCGCGGACCGGTCGCGACCGTCCTGGTACAAACGGGTACTTTGCGCGTGGGCGATACGATTGTTGCAGGCACGGCTTATGGCCGTGTGCGTGCTATGGTAAACGACAGGGGGCAGATGGTGAACGAGGCTTTGCCGTCCCAGCCGGTTGAGGTAATCGGATTCTCCGAGGTTCCGGCGGCAGGCGATATTCTGCACGCGGCTCCGGCGGATAAGCTCACCAAGCAGGTTGCCGAGGAAAGGAAAGACAGGCAGAAAGCGGAAATGCTCAAGAAGATGTCCAAAGTATCCTTGGACGATCTTTTCACTCAGATAGCGGAAGGACAGATCAAGGATCTGAATATCGTTATCAAGGCAGACGTGCAGGGTTCCGTGGAAGCGGTGCGCCAGTCTTTGGAGAAACTTTCCAATGACGAAGTGCGCGTGCGCGCGATTCACTGCGGCGTAGGCGCGATCACGGAAACAGACGTTATGCTCGCTTCGGCGGCGAATGCGATCATCATCGGCTTTAACGTGCGGCCGGATAATATGGCGACGGCCGCTGCGGAGCATGAAAAGGTCGACGTGCGTTTGTATCGTATTATTTATAAGGCGATCGAAGATATTACGGCGGCGATGAAAGGTATGCTCGAACCGGAATACGAGGAAGCGGTCATCGGCCATGCGGAAGTACGCCAGACTTTCAAGGTTTCGAGCGTTGGCACGATTGCAGGCTGCTATGTTATGGACGGGGTGGTTAAACGCAACTGTCAGGTCCGTTTGCTGAGAGACAATGTGGTTATATATGAAGGAGCGTTGAGTTCCCTGAAGAGATTCAAGGACGACGCAAAAGAAGTGGCTCAGGGTTATGAATGCGGCCTCTCCCTCGATAACTACAATGACCTTAAGGAAGGCGATGTCGTTGAATGCTTTGAGATGCGCGAAATAGAACGGTAG
- a CDS encoding tRNA pseudouridine(55) synthase TruB — protein MNGVLNVLKPPAMTSSDVVSRIRRMLSERRVGHTGTLDPGAAGVLPVCVGRATKIADYIMSADKEYIAEIRFGTETDTQDSYGTVTAKADMDISLRQLEEILPQFTGRILQKPPMYSAIKHEGRKLYELARKGVEVKKPAREVTVRKIKILDEKTNRFLLRICCSKGTYIRSLCADIGHALGTCAYTSFLMRTKTGAYGIEQSYTLDELEAMCNAQEIKQALIPMEQALGDMPKIVCGDYLYDILTTGTPVDLRKAGTLKVDENIAYAVYCKGTLIGIGKRTGDTLKIVTMLKLREG, from the coding sequence ATGAACGGTGTTTTAAATGTTTTGAAGCCGCCCGCTATGACCTCGAGCGACGTTGTCTCCCGCATAAGGCGAATGCTCAGCGAGCGCAGAGTAGGGCATACGGGAACGCTTGACCCGGGGGCGGCGGGCGTACTGCCTGTTTGTGTCGGGCGCGCAACGAAGATTGCGGATTATATCATGTCGGCAGACAAGGAGTATATCGCCGAGATACGCTTTGGAACCGAAACCGATACGCAGGACAGCTATGGAACTGTCACGGCCAAAGCGGATATGGATATTTCCCTGCGGCAACTGGAAGAAATATTACCGCAGTTTACAGGGCGGATTTTGCAAAAACCGCCGATGTATTCGGCGATTAAGCATGAGGGCAGGAAGCTTTACGAACTGGCGCGCAAGGGAGTCGAAGTAAAAAAGCCCGCACGCGAGGTAACGGTTCGGAAAATTAAAATTCTGGATGAGAAGACAAACCGTTTTTTGCTGAGGATATGCTGTTCGAAAGGAACTTATATCCGCAGTTTATGCGCGGATATAGGTCATGCGCTGGGTACCTGCGCTTATACTTCTTTTTTGATGCGTACAAAAACGGGCGCGTACGGAATTGAACAAAGCTATACGCTTGACGAATTGGAAGCGATGTGCAATGCGCAGGAAATAAAGCAGGCGCTCATTCCTATGGAGCAGGCGCTTGGGGACATGCCCAAGATCGTATGCGGGGACTACCTTTACGACATCCTGACCACGGGAACCCCCGTTGATCTTCGTAAGGCGGGAACGCTCAAGGTTGATGAAAATATTGCTTACGCGGTATACTGCAAAGGCACATTGATTGGAATTGGAAAGCGCACGGGCGATACGCTTAAAATTGTTACAATGCTCAAACTGCGCGAGGGGTAA
- the rbfA gene encoding ribosome-binding factor A — translation MSVNRMNRIDEEVKRALADIIRNDVKDDRLSPMTSVTRVEITSDLKFAKVFISVYADTDKKRHASIDALNHGAAFIRTKLAKAVDLRRVPELTFVLDDSIEYSIKISKILDDVNSKDSE, via the coding sequence ATGTCAGTCAACAGAATGAACAGAATCGACGAGGAAGTAAAACGCGCGCTTGCGGATATTATCCGTAACGATGTAAAGGACGACAGGCTGTCGCCTATGACAAGCGTAACACGGGTCGAGATTACATCCGACCTTAAGTTTGCTAAGGTATTTATCAGTGTTTATGCCGATACGGACAAGAAACGTCACGCGTCGATAGACGCGCTGAACCATGGCGCGGCCTTTATCCGCACGAAGCTTGCAAAAGCCGTGGATTTGAGGCGTGTGCCGGAGCTTACGTTTGTACTTGACGATTCGATTGAATACAGCATCAAAATCTCGAAGATTTTGGATGATGTGAACAGTAAGGACAGTGAATGA
- the ribC gene encoding riboflavin biosynthesis protein — protein sequence MKILTSEDLPFPYGTAIAIGLFDGVHEGHQTLIRDIEGQKGLFSLVYTFDGKPNHAAYKNIYTLKEKEEIFSCMQVDGFYLQAFDHTFSKLSKQAFLERLVYDFHAKHITVGFDFRFGKDAEGTTDYLREQSKRYGYTLHVMPRIEYQGGKVSSSYIRELILDGNMEEATKLLSRFYFVDGAIEKGNHLGSKIGFPTANISTDKLLPQYGVYATIAQIDGKLYPAVTNVGIKPTVKDDDTPNIETFILQFSGNVYNEDMRVYFVSQIRREKVFDNVEELRRQIARDAQSAADMLTNLEVYKEYIIC from the coding sequence ATGAAAATATTGACTTCAGAGGATTTGCCGTTCCCATACGGAACGGCAATTGCAATCGGTTTGTTTGACGGCGTGCATGAAGGACATCAGACGCTGATTCGGGATATTGAGGGGCAGAAAGGACTGTTTTCCCTGGTGTATACCTTTGATGGAAAACCGAATCACGCCGCATATAAAAACATCTATACGTTAAAAGAAAAAGAAGAAATTTTTTCATGTATGCAGGTGGACGGTTTTTATCTGCAGGCTTTTGACCATACGTTCTCCAAACTTTCGAAGCAGGCGTTTTTAGAGCGGCTGGTATATGACTTCCACGCCAAGCATATCACAGTCGGTTTTGATTTCCGCTTCGGCAAAGATGCGGAAGGAACAACGGATTATTTGCGCGAGCAAAGTAAGCGATATGGTTATACGCTCCACGTAATGCCACGTATCGAATACCAAGGTGGAAAAGTGAGCAGCTCGTATATCAGGGAGCTGATTCTGGACGGAAATATGGAAGAAGCGACCAAGCTTCTAAGCCGCTTTTATTTTGTAGACGGCGCGATTGAAAAAGGAAACCATCTGGGATCAAAAATCGGCTTTCCGACAGCCAATATCTCAACGGACAAGCTTCTGCCGCAATATGGAGTGTATGCGACGATCGCTCAAATCGACGGGAAACTGTATCCCGCCGTAACCAACGTAGGGATCAAGCCGACGGTAAAGGATGACGATACCCCCAACATTGAGACCTTTATCCTGCAATTTTCGGGCAATGTATATAACGAAGACATGCGCGTTTATTTTGTCAGCCAGATACGCAGGGAAAAAGTGTTTGATAATGTGGAGGAATTAAGACGCCAGATCGCGCGCGATGCACAGTCCGCGGCTGATATGCTCACGAATTTAGAGGTTTACAAAGAATACATAATATGTTAA
- the nusA gene encoding transcription termination/antitermination protein NusA, protein MNTEFMEALNDLEHDKGIKKDILLEAIETALISAYKRHFGTDQNARVEIDGDTGEIKVFAIKNVAAEVEDEETEISLEEARKINDKYEVGDVVETEVTPRDFGRIAAQTAKQVVVQRIREAERGIIYDQYAEKENEVLTAIVHRIERGNVYVELGRAEGIIPVSETVYTEQYNINDRIKVYVLEVKKTNKGPQIIVSRTHPSLIKRLFELEVPEIRQNVVQIKSIAREAGGRTKIAVWSDEKDIDPVGACVGHKGTRIEKVVEELGGEKIDVVPWSSDAIEFIANALRPAKVVMVQINEDEKAAKVIVPDYQLSLAIGKEGQNARLAAKLTGWKIDIKSQSQIEQEVFGEDFANADTSVSSEFDMVDELNEEEAVEDVEEDVLLDSLEEQTEEEQQ, encoded by the coding sequence ATGAATACGGAATTTATGGAAGCCTTAAATGATCTGGAACACGATAAGGGAATTAAAAAAGATATTTTACTGGAAGCGATTGAGACGGCGCTTATTTCGGCTTATAAAAGGCATTTTGGAACGGACCAGAACGCCCGCGTGGAAATCGACGGCGATACTGGAGAAATAAAAGTATTTGCGATCAAAAATGTGGCGGCGGAAGTGGAAGATGAAGAAACTGAAATTTCGCTTGAGGAAGCGCGCAAGATCAACGATAAGTACGAAGTCGGGGACGTCGTGGAAACGGAAGTGACCCCGCGTGATTTTGGACGCATTGCCGCGCAGACTGCTAAGCAGGTCGTTGTGCAGCGTATCCGCGAGGCAGAACGCGGCATTATTTATGACCAGTACGCGGAAAAGGAAAATGAAGTGCTGACCGCTATCGTACACAGAATCGAGCGCGGAAACGTATATGTGGAATTAGGTCGCGCCGAGGGGATTATTCCTGTCAGCGAAACGGTCTATACGGAGCAATATAACATCAACGACCGGATCAAGGTTTATGTGCTGGAAGTAAAGAAAACGAACAAAGGACCGCAGATTATTGTTTCCCGTACGCATCCCTCCCTGATCAAGCGTTTGTTTGAACTTGAGGTGCCGGAAATCAGGCAGAACGTCGTACAGATCAAAAGTATTGCGCGCGAGGCGGGAGGACGGACAAAAATCGCGGTATGGAGCGATGAAAAGGATATTGATCCGGTTGGCGCATGCGTAGGGCATAAGGGAACGCGTATTGAAAAGGTGGTAGAAGAACTGGGCGGCGAGAAAATTGACGTTGTGCCGTGGAGCTCGGACGCCATTGAGTTTATTGCCAACGCGCTGCGTCCGGCCAAGGTGGTTATGGTACAGATCAACGAGGATGAAAAAGCGGCAAAGGTGATCGTTCCTGATTACCAGCTTTCTCTGGCGATCGGCAAGGAGGGGCAGAACGCCCGGCTCGCGGCTAAGCTGACTGGCTGGAAAATTGATATAAAGAGTCAATCGCAGATAGAGCAGGAAGTGTTCGGCGAAGATTTCGCGAATGCGGATACATCGGTTTCCAGTGAGTTTGATATGGTGGACGAACTCAACGAGGAAGAAGCTGTGGAAGATGTCGAGGAGGATGTGCTGCTGGATTCTCTGGAGGAACAAACCGAAGAAGAGCAGCAGTAA
- a CDS encoding DHH family phosphoesterase, which translates to MKEVVGFIKEHKSFAVLTHLHPDGDALGSAYALVRALNNLGMKAEVILLSEPPQKLVFKEFADLYRLIGDVEAEAYDAAISVDCATLPRLADAQALFLSKPNCNIDHHISNTDYGQVNYVRQAAATGEIIFELTEHLRAPMDKTIAMALYMAISTDSGNFTYSNTTEKTLETFTKLMQYGFPLVEMADQIFNRRSLGATRLIARFIDKMRFYEEGRLAVSVLMLCDLEETGALVEDCEILINYAREVEGVEIAVFVREMSKDTYKVSFRSNDYVDVGAMAAECGGGGHVKAAGCMMKGNLYNILEKINKSAGNHLR; encoded by the coding sequence ATGAAAGAAGTAGTCGGCTTTATTAAGGAACACAAAAGTTTTGCGGTTCTGACGCATCTCCATCCCGATGGAGATGCGCTTGGGAGCGCATACGCCCTGGTACGGGCACTGAATAATCTTGGCATGAAAGCCGAGGTTATTTTATTGTCCGAACCGCCCCAAAAGCTTGTATTCAAAGAATTCGCGGACCTGTACCGATTGATCGGCGACGTGGAGGCGGAGGCTTATGATGCTGCGATCAGCGTTGACTGTGCGACGCTGCCACGGCTGGCGGACGCGCAGGCGTTATTCTTAAGTAAACCGAACTGCAACATCGATCATCATATTTCGAACACTGATTATGGACAGGTTAATTATGTGAGGCAAGCGGCGGCAACGGGCGAGATCATCTTTGAATTGACGGAACATTTGCGGGCGCCGATGGATAAGACGATCGCTATGGCCCTTTATATGGCGATTTCTACGGACAGTGGGAACTTCACTTATTCCAATACAACGGAAAAAACGTTGGAAACTTTTACGAAGCTGATGCAGTATGGGTTTCCTCTGGTGGAAATGGCGGACCAGATATTTAACCGCCGCTCTCTTGGCGCCACCCGTTTGATCGCGCGTTTTATTGATAAGATGCGTTTTTATGAAGAGGGCAGGCTGGCCGTTTCCGTCCTTATGCTGTGCGACCTTGAGGAAACGGGCGCGCTGGTTGAGGACTGCGAGATATTGATTAACTATGCAAGGGAAGTCGAAGGCGTTGAGATAGCGGTATTTGTCCGCGAAATGAGTAAGGATACCTATAAGGTGAGCTTTCGTTCCAACGATTACGTCGACGTCGGCGCGATGGCGGCGGAGTGCGGGGGCGGAGGACACGTCAAAGCTGCAGGCTGCATGATGAAAGGGAATCTTTATAATATCCTTGAGAAAATCAATAAATCGGCGGGAAATCATTTGCGATGA
- a CDS encoding peptidase M16, with amino-acid sequence MNNTFVKEKLQSGVTLIAEPLPNFHSVTVGIWVGAGSITETPGENGISHLIEHMLFKGTKKRTAKQIAVDVDNIGGQINAFTSKECTCYYIKVIDEKLDAGLEILTDLFCNATLDPAELEKEKGVVLEEIAMSNDNPEDAAMDLISSAYFDGCSLAKTIIGPPENIKRFTRDDLVSYMDRYYTASNIVVAVAGNFEAQKLKESLNRYLVDINKHPLALPEFSHCGGFVTHGGFEINQRDIEQVHLCMGMPCYNLQDDKRFALNILNNVVGGSMSSRLFQKIREEMGMAYSVFTYPALYRDTGMYGVYAGTMAGNTEKVAEMVLEELKRVKADGITQDEFQQSKEQLKGSMILSLESTSSKMSAIGKALLLTGKTYSDEEVLRMIENVSYEEIREVAEYCLDFTGLTVTGVGKVKDTESLKNIVAQNRRPV; translated from the coding sequence ATGAATAATACGTTTGTAAAAGAGAAACTTCAAAGCGGCGTTACCTTGATCGCAGAACCGTTGCCGAATTTCCATTCGGTTACGGTCGGCATTTGGGTAGGGGCGGGCTCTATTACGGAGACGCCCGGGGAGAACGGTATATCCCACCTGATCGAACATATGCTGTTCAAAGGAACGAAGAAGCGTACGGCTAAGCAAATCGCGGTGGATGTCGACAATATCGGCGGGCAGATCAACGCCTTTACTTCCAAAGAATGCACCTGCTATTACATCAAAGTGATCGATGAGAAGCTGGATGCGGGACTCGAGATTCTTACAGACCTTTTTTGCAACGCGACGCTTGATCCAGCGGAACTGGAAAAAGAAAAGGGCGTGGTTTTGGAAGAAATCGCCATGAGTAACGACAATCCGGAAGACGCGGCGATGGATCTTATCTCCAGTGCCTATTTTGACGGTTGTTCCCTTGCGAAAACTATTATCGGCCCGCCGGAAAATATTAAAAGATTTACCAGGGATGACCTTGTCTCCTATATGGACAGATATTATACCGCTTCCAATATTGTCGTTGCGGTGGCGGGAAACTTTGAAGCACAGAAGCTGAAAGAATCTTTAAACCGTTATCTTGTGGACATCAACAAACATCCGCTTGCGCTGCCGGAATTTTCACATTGCGGGGGTTTTGTAACACACGGCGGTTTCGAAATCAACCAGAGGGACATCGAACAGGTGCATTTGTGCATGGGTATGCCCTGCTACAATTTGCAGGATGATAAACGTTTTGCCCTTAATATCCTGAACAATGTCGTCGGCGGGTCCATGAGTTCGCGCCTTTTCCAAAAGATCAGGGAAGAGATGGGCATGGCATATTCCGTCTTCACCTATCCGGCGCTTTACCGCGATACGGGAATGTACGGCGTATACGCCGGTACGATGGCGGGGAATACGGAAAAGGTAGCGGAAATGGTCCTTGAGGAACTGAAACGTGTGAAAGCAGATGGAATCACACAGGATGAATTTCAGCAAAGCAAAGAGCAGCTTAAGGGGAGCATGATACTGTCTCTGGAAAGCACTTCTTCCAAAATGAGCGCGATCGGAAAGGCGCTGCTGCTCACCGGAAAGACGTATTCAGACGAAGAGGTTCTGCGTATGATCGAAAACGTCAGCTACGAGGAGATCAGGGAAGTTGCTGAATATTGCCTTGATTTTACTGGGTTAACCGTCACCGGCGTGGGAAAAGTCAAGGACACGGAATCGTTAAAAAATATTGTTGCGCAAAATCGAAGGCCGGTTTGA
- the rpsO gene encoding 30S ribosomal protein S15 gives MDKAVKTEIIQKYAQKEGDTGSPEVQIALLTYRINHLNEHLKAFSKDSHSRRGLLKMVGKRRGLLNYLKEKDIERYRNLIESLNLRK, from the coding sequence ATGGATAAGGCAGTAAAGACAGAGATTATTCAGAAGTATGCTCAGAAAGAAGGGGATACAGGTTCTCCGGAAGTGCAAATCGCGCTGCTGACATACCGTATCAACCACCTCAACGAGCATTTGAAAGCGTTCAGCAAAGACTCGCATTCAAGGCGCGGCCTGCTTAAGATGGTTGGTAAAAGAAGAGGATTGCTCAACTATCTAAAAGAAAAAGACATCGAGCGCTACAGAAACTTGATCGAAAGTCTGAACTTAAGAAAATAA